In one window of Nitrospirota bacterium DNA:
- a CDS encoding cysteine desulfurase: MNEIYLDYVNGSPLLPEVFEGMAPFLANEFGNPQSLHTLGKKAKRAIEEARNEVAQLIGARSNEIFFTSSGSEGNNWVIRGVPSAYLKRGHHVLTSSTEHVSITKPLKNWEKHGGKVTYLPVDPVGRVAPEKVQEGILPQTVLITIHHAQSEIGTIQPIKEIVERIKDSGVLVHSDGVSLAGTQPLDVRELGVHYYTFSAQSVYGPKGVGALYIQTGMKIDRLIEGGNQEEGKRGGLENVPGIVGFGIAAKIARENLKKRQESFKALRDVLIQEIQKRIPDARLTGDPIHRLPYHASFHLKGIEGEALVLFLSANGVAAATGSSCLSGNLNSPSILTALGFPAARARGTLLLTIGWKTTLEEIRESVGIIQKGVEEIKRLSGH, encoded by the coding sequence ATGAATGAAATTTATCTTGATTATGTGAATGGTTCTCCTCTCCTTCCTGAAGTTTTTGAGGGGATGGCTCCGTTTCTCGCAAACGAATTTGGCAACCCGCAAAGTCTCCATACTCTCGGAAAAAAGGCAAAAAGGGCGATTGAAGAAGCAAGAAATGAGGTCGCTCAACTCATTGGAGCAAGATCAAACGAGATCTTTTTTACTTCATCCGGATCAGAAGGAAATAACTGGGTTATTCGTGGGGTCCCTTCTGCTTATCTGAAAAGGGGTCATCATGTTCTGACCAGTTCGACAGAACACGTTTCAATCACGAAACCCCTGAAAAACTGGGAAAAACACGGAGGAAAAGTCACTTACCTTCCCGTTGATCCGGTTGGCCGCGTCGCTCCAGAGAAGGTTCAGGAAGGGATTCTGCCACAGACTGTTTTAATTACAATTCATCATGCCCAGAGTGAAATTGGCACGATACAGCCGATAAAAGAAATTGTTGAAAGGATCAAGGATTCCGGAGTCCTTGTCCATTCGGACGGGGTTTCTCTGGCAGGCACCCAGCCGCTCGATGTGAGAGAATTGGGGGTCCACTATTACACCTTCTCTGCACAGTCGGTTTATGGTCCTAAAGGGGTGGGAGCACTTTATATTCAAACAGGAATGAAGATTGACCGTTTGATCGAAGGTGGAAATCAGGAAGAAGGGAAGAGAGGAGGGCTAGAAAATGTTCCCGGAATCGTTGGGTTTGGCATTGCGGCAAAAATTGCCCGAGAAAACCTGAAAAAACGGCAGGAGAGTTTCAAGGCATTGAGAGATGTTCTTATTCAGGAGATTCAAAAAAGGATACCGGATGCCCGGTTAACCGGTGATCCGATTCATCGTCTCCCATATCATGCCAGTTTTCACTTAAAAGGAATCGAAGGAGAGGCTTTGGTCCTGTTTTTGTCGGCCAACGGTGTCGCAGCTGCCACGGGATCGAGTTGCCTGTCCGGCAATTTGAATAGCCCGTCTATTTTAACCGCTCTGGGATTTCCGGCGGCTCGGGCGCGGGGGACTCTTCTTTTGACAATAGGATGGAAGACGACCTTGGAAGAGATCCGTGAATCAGTTGGCATCATCCAAAAAGGAGTCGAAGAGATCAAGCGATTGTCAGGCCATTGA
- a CDS encoding DsrE family protein, with translation MRKLALALTTRPEDPSSRTTINLAKAALEKKIEVYLYVTDEGVYHLTGSPLFDLVAQGAKLYVCAYGCQSRNLPYDDPRATYCGLVMLGSLIEGTDRFISLN, from the coding sequence TTGAGAAAACTCGCGCTTGCCTTGACCACCCGTCCCGAAGACCCTTCTTCACGGACTACGATCAATTTGGCTAAAGCTGCACTGGAAAAAAAGATTGAAGTCTATCTCTATGTCACAGACGAAGGGGTCTACCACTTAACAGGCTCTCCCCTCTTCGATCTCGTTGCGCAAGGGGCAAAACTCTATGTGTGTGCCTATGGCTGCCAGTCCCGGAATCTTCCCTATGACGACCCCCGTGCCACCTACTGCGGATTGGTCATGCTGGGGAGCCTGATTGAAGGCACCGACCGGTTTATTTCCCTTAACTAG
- a CDS encoding DsrE family protein: MKIVVLIKTNPFESPRGVEAIRMALGLGSGVHQVEIILMGDAPYLLTEEQERILDYETLEKYISSFEDSEKPFYIEEAFLKNHPDFETVYPYASTTTEIIADKISAGEKFLIF; encoded by the coding sequence TTGAAAATCGTGGTCCTGATCAAGACAAACCCATTTGAATCGCCCCGGGGCGTCGAAGCAATCCGAATGGCGCTTGGGCTGGGAAGCGGCGTTCACCAGGTGGAAATTATTCTGATGGGCGATGCACCTTATCTCCTCACGGAGGAACAGGAGAGGATTCTGGATTACGAGACGCTAGAGAAATATATTTCCAGTTTTGAAGATTCCGAAAAACCCTTTTATATTGAAGAGGCATTTTTAAAAAATCATCCCGATTTTGAAACTGTTTATCCATATGCATCGACCACGACAGAAATCATAGCCGATAAAATTTCAGCGGGAGAAAAATTTCTCATCTTCTAA